CTTGTGTAAAAGCAAAACCCATTGATATCATACCCTTCAAATGATGTGATGTTCGATTTAGGGCCATATGCTAACCTGCGTAAGTTAGCACTTACATTATGAGATTGTGTAGACAACTCACTCATCACCTTACCTTTAAACCACTCCGCAAAAGTTCGACTATGTTCATTCAACAACCAATCATCGCGTTTATGTGGATTTTATCGCTTCGATAACTCCAGGGTGCTCGGTTAAATAGGGATGGACCTCTGTCATATGTTGTAAAACATATAAATGTGCTTTCTGAAAAGAATCGCGGTCCACGCTCATTTGTTTCTTACCCAAAGTACCCTTCCCTAAGAGTCTACCTTCGTGCTTGAGATATGGGAACTCCAATAGGTTTGAACATCTGCCATATAGTCAACACAAAATTGGATTGTCTCACATGCAATTGTTGCTTCAACAATACTACCTTCAGGACGACAACGATTCTTCATTCGTCTCTTATAAGTACCCATCTCTCGCTCCATCGCCCACATGTTTCGTTGAAACACCGGACCACAAAGTTTAATCTCACGCACTAAATGAATGACCAGGTATACCATGATGTCAAAGAAAGAAATCGGAAAGTACATCTCTAATTCACATAAAGTCACAACAACATCCGCTTGCAAGTCATCTAAGGTGTCAGGATGGATATCTTTTGAGTTGATTGCATCAAAGAAGAGGCAAAGCTTGGTGATGACTTGCCTACCATGCTTAGGCAATACGGATCTAATGGCCACCGGCAGCAATTGTGTAAGCATAACATGACAATCGTGAGATTTCATACCAACTAACTTACAATCTTTTATGGAAACAAGACGACTTATGTTAGAGCTATATCCATGTGGCACCTTGACCCCTTTTAAAGATTCACAAACAATCATCTTCTCCTTCTTAGAAAGAGTCGTGCAAGACGGTGGTATATAGATACGTTTTCCCTTCTCAATTGGTTTTAACTCGATCGCCCCTAGCAGCCATGTCATTTCGAGCTTTCACCCCATCCTTAGTCTTATTCGGCATATTGAGCAATGTTCCAATTACACTATCAAACACGTTCTTCTCCACGTGCATAACATCAATGCAATGCCTCACATACAAGTGCTGTCAATATGGAAGTTCCCAAAAAATTGACCTCTTTGTATGATATACTCCATCTGGTGGAGGTACGTACGGTTTTCCAAAAACTGTAGTTATATTCTTAACTTTATCGTAGTACTCTTCTCCACTCAGAAACACAGGGCGTTTCCTATGCTCCGTTTTCCCATAAAAAGCCTTCTTCTTCTTTCGATATTGATGATTTTCAAGTAGAAAACGACGACCACCTCTGTACGAAAATTTGCCACTGTGCTCCAACCAATCAGATTCAGTTTCATCCCCGCACACCGGACATCCCTTATCAGTCTTCAGTCGGTATCCAGAAAGGTTACCATAAGCTGGGAAGTCATTAATTGTACAAAAGACAACATAGCATGCATTTGAAACCTAGAGCTAGTATTTGCATCAAACACCTCTACCCCAACGTTCCACAACATTTTCAAGTCTTCAATTAGAGGAGCCAAATACACGTCaatgtcatttccaggttgctTAGGTCCCGAAATTAGGAGTGTTAACATAATGTATTTGCTCTTTGTGGTAAGCCAAGGAGGGATATTGTAAATTATCAACATTCTCGCCAACAACTATGTTGGGTACTTAAAGTTCCAAAAGGATTAATTCCATCGGTGCAAAGTCCCAATCTTAAATTTCTAGGCTCTGAACCGAATTCTGGAAAGGTTCGATCAATTGTTCTCCATTGGGGAGAATCAGCTACGTGCCTCAGTCTGCCATCTTTATTCCTCCCCTTTTGATGCCACAACATGTACTCCGCATCTTTTTTATTTGCAAAATAGCGTTTAAATTTTGGTATTATTGGCAAATACCATAATGTCTTCACAGGACTCCCCTTCTTCTTGCCACCATTACCATTGTCTACCCTCTTGTATCGTGACTCACCGCACTTTGGGCATTCTTGTAATTCACTATACTTTTTTCGGTACAAAATACAGTCCTTCACGCATGCATGAATTTTTTGGTAAGACGTAGATAATGGGCATAGTAGTTTCTTGCATTGGTATGTGGTGGAGGGAAGCTCGTTACCTTCTGGCAACATTTGACACAAAAGTTCTAACAAGGAAGTAAAACTTTTGTCACTCCACCCATTTCCACTTTCAATGTGAATAGTTTCAACACACTAATAAAAAAAGAGAGAATTTAGAACCATTCGGGTATAAAGGCTTCTTGGAATTATCAACCATTCTCTGAAAAATAATAGGGCACTCCACAATATCTTCTTCAAGATCCTTCATCAGCCCGTCAATATTATCATTATCAGGCTCTATATTATCATCCATATCAATATTTTCAAAGATTTCATCATCATTTTCTACCCCGACATCAATCTGATCCCCATCTTTATCATTAATTCCAAAATTTACGTTGGTACAAATATCATTATCACTTTCTCCATGCCATATCCATACATTATAATCTGCTTTAAATCCTTTTAAAATTAAATGTTCCCGCAATTCATCCCTAGAGTTCACCTTTTTACGATTTTGACATAAGGTACACGGACATACGAATTGATTATCTCCATGGAGTCTTTGATGTTCGACGGCACAACTAAGAAACTCCTCTAGTCGTTCAAGATAAACAAAATCACGCTTTCCATACATCCAACTTCGGTCCATAATCTAGTTAATAAACACGTATATGAATGGGTATCTACGTCAATGATGTATAATAACACATTAAATGCACTAAACTGTTTCATGTAATAAAAATTAACCATCATTTAACGAGAAACTGAAATTGAATAAAGATATACATACCTTCAAGTGGCAATCAAGTAGCTTTGTAAGGTCGAAATAGAGAATTTTGGTGGAGAGAAAGCACAGAAATAAGGATGATTTTAACCTTTATTAAAAATTATTCAAAATAAAAGTGTGAACTAAaaaaaaacataagaaaacaGAACACTAGACAAGTTACAAAACCTAATTGACAACATTAGGGACAAAAGTCCAAACATCCTAAAGATGACAAGATCAGGTGAACAAATTTGCACAAATATTTTCAAAGATTTCTTTATACCCTTACTTTCCATCACTAGGAAGGTTTGGACTTGCATTCCCAGTCAAGGGAACATCAGAGGAAGGCCAGAGATATGGTCTTAAGcatcaaacaaaagaaaaaaaaagaaacaggagTAAGATTTCTATGATAATTGAAGTGGAAGAAACTTATGTTGTGTTTAATATACTCTCTGCCCCTTTCCTGCGGGTCTTGTGGGGGTTCAGGTTGTTGAGGGATGAAATTGGGAGTTTCCACTTAGTTTGTGTACATTTTTTTTGGTTAGGATATCAAAAGTTCAAGCCTCTGCTCAGGAAGGAAGAGACGGAGGCAGACCTAAGAATATGGGTTTCAAGGCCGTGGAAATAAGCGTTACAGACTCTGTGGTTTGACTTCCGCTCAATTCAATCATTCTATCCGAGTGACAGGATATGTTGAATTTTTTATCATTTTAGTGCTATTTAACAAACTATTTCACGTTTTGGTATCCATTTGAAACTATTTGTCCCAAATCTACGCTAAATTCGATACTTCACAGTTTACATACAGACAACTTAATCCAGAAATGGGAAAGCTTAGATAAACACTGAGTTTCTATCAATAGAAAAACCCCGGAAAAACGGACAACAGATGGCTTTCTAAGAAAATCACAGCCACGCCTGAATAGTAGTTGCAGACTGAATCATAAAAACATATAAAGCCGCTATTAAAGTTAGCGTCTTACTGGTTGGTTTATGCCGCTTTGTCATTTCAATTCTTTGCCATATTAGTGAGGATGGAATTGTGGAACTGAAGTTTCAGTGACAGTTAAGTTAAGTGCATAGACAGTAGAGTCATAAGCAAGACTGGTTGGTCTTTGCTTAAGTTCCATGTAGTTATGAATTTCGATTGTGTCCTTGAACTTAAGCAAAGTCATAAACAAAAAGTAACTTAACTTATTAATGAAACGTATTCgcaaaacaacaacaattttCATCACTACCACCCCTTAAGCAGCTAATTTAATCAATCAATTGCATAGACACAAGATTCTCAAATGCAGCGGCATTTATTAATGAAAGTACACAAATTACTGGCGACTTGTACTAGTAATCAAACATAAAGCTGCATATCTTATCCGACTTGTACAAAAACCAAACCATTAACAAATCAAGCGGAGATATTAACGGACAATTTGTGAATAGAAGCCTTGAATCGAAAAAAAACATTCAGCAGGTCCAACTATTAAGGACCATAGTCAAGCCGTACCCACTACTAATGCAACACATTAAACAGTTGACTTTGTATACATCCTGTTATTTGGCTTCTGTTACCAATGATGACGATGATTCATTTTCGAGCACATTGCATTAAACCCTGTGTTCATACGATGGACCCACCTGGCCATTGGATGCCATAATGCAAGGAGAAGAAAATTCCTCTCAATCTATCCAAGTAAGATTTGATATGTATTCATAAAATGACACTATAATACTAGTGAGTGAACTATAACCAAACTTCCTCAAATTTTGCACTTGCATAGACTCTGAGGACACAGTGCAGGGATCTATTAATAACAGTCTAGTTTTGATAATAGCATTTTAGCTTCTCTTAGAGGTACAGTCACCTGCCTCAGCTAGGGACGTCTCACCAGTAGTATTACTAATAAAATATCTGATCTTGAACCCTATTACTAATAAGCGGTTCTAAGATTTAAGAGACACACTTCAACATTAAATCTCTcttaaaaaaatacataaaaactaTGAACTGTTGCTCTTATTAGGGTAATTTTCAACACAAAAATATTTTTAcaagtttcatttttttttgtactATTTTGTCAAATTGAAAGTCAGACCGTCACTTGACTCAATTCCTACAACAAAACCGTCACTATATAGTACAACAGAGGAAGTATTAGATAATCCGTATGTTTATGGAACTGGCAAAAGGTTAATTCAGTGAGTTATTTTTCTATATACCATCCTAATCCAGAACGGATGAAAAGTGAACCTTTCGATTCATTGGAAAAGGAAACAAAACATTGTCATCAGTATCATTATTGCGAAAAATTTCACAGAGCAAAACAATAACTCGGCGGGGATATTAAAACGAGCATCAATCCCAAAATACACAGAACTAGTTTCAcacaagcaacaacaacaactagtcAAAGAACAACAAGCGAATGATTTCTAAGAACGCAAATTATTGTTTTCATCGCGGTAGCATAAAGACGGTGCTAATTGTAGCATAAGACGGTATTACTCCGTAACAATTAACGAAAGTACCGAGCCTAAATCGCTATATTGAATTCTAACAATCGCAAATAACTTCAGATTGCTTTCACATATCATACAAGTAACCAAATAGTTGTCACATATAATTGACTACAAAGATATGTAATTGCAAAATAATTGgagaaacaataaaaaaaattggaTGCGAGGCATACCGATTAATAGATCATACGGGTCAAAGCGGAAAAATCGATTGAGGGGTTCGCAGGTGCGCGTGACGACGGGTAGATAAGAATTGTGGTGGCCGGAAAAAGAGGAGGCGATGACGACGGGTGCGTGGGTTTTTGTGGGAAGCAAAGGGGTAAGGGTTTTTGCGTGGGGGAAGGGTTTTTGTGGGAATTATGCGGGTAACTGAAAGGTCGGTCTGAGTATTACGTGTTTGACGCGTGAAGGACTTGTTTTAATGACATCGGTTACAACCGATGTATTTGAAAGTCCTTTAAAATAATTGTCAACGGTTATGACCTCGGTTTTAAGAAAACTGATGTAATGTCGAtatattaacatcggttttcatATAAACCGATGTTAATATAATATAAATAACATCGTTTTGATTTTTAAACCAATGTTAATAACTCCAATATTAAAGATTACATCGTTTTTATTAAGAAATGATGTAACTAAGGCGATGTCAATAGGACTTTTTGTACTAGTGTAATCGGTAAATCGAATCGATAATGAATTGAGGAGTCAAACCAGGCAAAACCTATCATAAGCACAAAATGATCAAAGGCCCTGGgagtgattaaggatgattagagaACGTAGAATGTAATACGGTTTTTGTAAAAATGAAAAGTTAAACTGTAAAACACGATTTATAACCTTTAATCATCCTtaaccaaaccgcggaaataaatcccgtcagaccggttactcggtcgagtactaagagtactcggccgagtaccccctactcggccgagtactacactactcggccgagtgttcctggacagtagcctgaccagaaaacacacgacacttttttcggccgagttagccctattcggccgagtaacaagaGCCAGAAGACCGTGGTATTACAtttgtgttggagttagtgtccccaacaataatgcgatcacaattgtcgatcatgatgatcacatgtttaaatctcatatttaagaatacatgagggaaagtaatattttacagtcaactggtccacacatatcggtaatgattggctgactagagtttgacattacgtcgtgcgacggtggtgatcgattgataccacgaggtcatacctatagggtaatactcttaattgatcatttaattaatcgtatgccgatacgagttaataaattgcttaaaattgacggatgattttgtgagtataattaacgtgtctcattgtaattcgattaaaatagatacggtctaagtaatcgaattgttttattacttagattaaattattgtttacgaaacaattgaaacaagtTGAATAATTCATATTATAAATATaagtcgttgtaatttataattcgataaaccattttggtacaagtaatcaagaattactaattaaattttgtatgtgacatattttattaatatgttgatttttaatatattaaaaatacactatagtgtaacatgtcatgtaacatgtgacacatgacaaaattgacaaatgacaaaataaaatggaccttccattttatgttaagtgtaccgaaaatagggagggttagggtttaaaattgtgttaattattttaaatgagaaaacacaatgattactctagcttgtagccttgcatgcctagtcttatcttgagaagaacaaagaccatgcattggcctatttcccccctccccaccggttttctagaaAAAGAAAATCCAAGGGTTTTTCCTACCTACTTATTCACTACTTACTACAttttttttctagtgttagaaaaatataactctctacatttgtgaaatTTTAGAGTAAGAAATACACACAAAAtgctctcctcttaaccgaaatagaggagaacaaaatcaatattttgtgtcaattttaagttaagattttaattaatactagatcatattaattataattattaagagTATTGCCTTGGGTATAactccttaggagagattctaaacttgaatcttattcttccattttggaaagctcaaggTCTAGTAAGAAGgagaacttactagtgcccatttagccgaaataatcaatgtaagaattgatttttcttcttgtactttgtaatagttttgcatgcataagatccttaagtttttatgactaaaactttaaactaaaatatgtgatatgtaaaatattatttccaacaagtggtatcagagcaacacgcttgttgcatgcaaaatcgggtttgtgtttccgagttaattagttaacatataaaacttgttatttaggatttatgaagataaatcatgaaataaattTGCacgttaaaagtttctggtcctaaatggattttaggtcatatgggatgatttatgaattttattgttcattgtatatattattggcattaaaatgtgatttttatgagaaaaatgtcatttttggacgaaaaatagctaaacttcgaatttttcagtggtttttggatatgttttcacatatagtATCTACTGATGGCATGTTAAATCTCGTGATAAAATAAGTTATTTTGCttaaaatatggattttataagcttaaatataatttaaagggtttattaggttaatatgagttatatttcgaatatggtcatgaaaatttaatatgttgtcacatgcatttttactcagtgtgtgtaaaaatcttagacGGATTGAACTCTTttggcatgatttatgaatttttgagtaaaaaatcaataaatagtgacttaatttagtatataatgctaaaacatatttcatgactaaataaaaatgtcatatgttgcattttatcccaaatttcagatctaaaagtgaaaagttgataaaaattaatttgctcatattttaatggtcataattgatgaaaccgataaaccgcaacaatgtttttcttgaaaaattttcgaaatttttaacctaagttttggaCATTATGAGTTTCATGGTATTTTTatagaatgttcatgaatttaaatttcaaattttgaaattatttggaatttttatgatttaatttgaagttcatagtataatattgtatttttggtccaatgatgaacaatattaagaaatcaagttgaattattatcaaaatgttagtgaagactaagttttgagtcctaagttggttagggtaattaacttgaacataaatatgaatttatgtaattttttgtgattttaacaagtttataatcacacaaatccataaaaaccgataaaatatacgatattggctcttaaaaggcgatttagcataaaattaagcatgttcatacatattataatgctgcattgtatttatgattgtcatatttcctttttatataatttttgaattatgtaattttacttagtatgaccttagttttaattgatattacccgaaatgcatgggaatatcgattcggttgtaattattgtgatctcgtatcacagttttgtaatttattagatttatttttattacaaatgtataataggaaattatgttattttatttattactttgtaatttcccggagtttccatgaagacgctgttacctcgagatgcgtgctaagaccgaagttcaaggaaccaaaggagttggttttcgaatttgtaaaagtttattagatttactattttaggaaggccatactaggactttatatttatgctttgcattttatttatatgtttgcatgcatcgctgaatcgccataactaaacatgcattttatttaatcgagtcatcgaccgtgtcaattataattatcgtagttcaccgctttagttcacttaaaacgtgatagataataaattgacatgacctctcactaaattaataattgagaaatagccttaccaaatagtagaacccatgaagtaccaatttcataagggagttgagccggctttaccgtaatacaaaccttgttacgttggcgaagtggggtagtaaaatgttattacatcgaaatttggattgagctcaacggaagtattcgtgaccgtagtcgcatgtgttccgggctaaagataaatattagagtaattttatcgagcGAGAGTACTAAAAGtaaaatcgattaaagagttaatccaccgagttatattgataagggatgaatcggctacaccgtgcccgagttaatatgattttggatctcgggatcatttatcatagttgggtagaggtcactatgtaaatgctttacttgttaattatttacaagtattattataacgataaatgttttgttttcattattccgttatcatattgttctatttctttacctcaaattatacgatatcatttcgattttaattcaaatctctattaaaacatcgtaactaaagacaaatatgaattttcttctaaaacctcgtgttatccattggaaggatctcttgtgaagagtatagataaaagttattcgtgatcaaaaaggtttttgattcttgactaacatatctacttacaatgaattgtttctcatgtgcttaattgagttaagtactttgaaatgttaaatcattttggtaactagatttgttagaaatcaacattgaccaaaataccgcaaccactttaATAAaaattttaagactaaacgaatgaattgaagagtagtcttcatgaaattcaattttgcttctctaagcaaagactcattgaaatgagtgggagcattctcttaaccgttaagaaaaggacgaggttccaagaagtaaaattagaatggaattgatacaaggtaatagtaaaagttaagttattgagaataacaataccaaacctatcaatcccgatcgataaagtttccattgtcttaattgttggacgctagaaaggaaactaacccaaattattgaagaatcatcaagttagttgtgggacatctaatgggatcttcttctttaaatatttatttgattgacataaattttgctagtactacttcgtcaatattagaaaccggtggtggttttcatcattgtatttgatacataggatgattagaatatgacgactagcaacaaatgatgtcgagagatagagtcattgtgtactcaatctagttttggatttatagttgtaccttaattatgactattaagtgcataagctctaaataagaatataatcttgttaagattcAAAAAGGGTtttacttttgtgaccctatacaccacgatttgatgtatggctagcccataatcaaggtgattatattctaaaccaaactagaatgatatatcatgtaaatgatgcaagactcaaattggtaacccaaattggaaccattagattgttaatcttatggtatatgcgtatcttgtattcaaaggaagatgtctcgtacctttggttgaaaaggagatcgaggttgtaaatcattgatccagaataggttgatcattttcttttaccaacgatttaagttgacactaatgtgttcacttaataaggtaaatagagaaatctttgaagaagttcaaagagttcaaagaatcacgatttagtcgtaatgagattatcaaagtgaagactttgatataagccaaaggaaatgtgatatagtatcacaaattaatctctcttagcacgcattatgggataatgtgtggttggataaagaaatcaaacgctattcgatatggtttggactttaattaagttactttgagttacttgatccttttggggattttatcatattgtcgaaattatttttccactaaatctaaaataattcatatgaaatatgaaatggtagggtaccatgcttgtaagtttttcacaagaaacaaatgctcatttttccatacattaatc
The Silene latifolia isolate original U9 population chromosome 11, ASM4854445v1, whole genome shotgun sequence genome window above contains:
- the LOC141612982 gene encoding uncharacterized protein LOC141612982, producing MDRSWMYGKRDFVYLERLEEFLSCAVEHQRLHGDNQFVCPCTLCQNRKKVNSRDELREHLILKGFKADYNVWIWHGESDNDICTNVNFGINDKDGDQIDVGVENDDEIFENIDMDDNIEPDNDNIDGLMKDLEEDIVECPIIFQRMVDNSKKPLYPNAYGNLSGYRLKTDKGCPVCGDETESDWLEHSGKFSYRGGRRFLLENHQYRKKKKAFYGKTEHRKRPVFLSGEEYYDKVKNITTVFGKPYVPPPDGHLYVRHCIDVMHVEKNVFDSVIGTLLNMPNKTKDGVKARNDMAARGDRVKTN